A genomic segment from bacterium encodes:
- a CDS encoding cytochrome c biogenesis protein CcdA, with protein sequence MFKNYSIPFSFIAGIISFFSPCILPLIPIYLSYITGYSIEEFKTEKELSYSKIILPSLCFIIGFTIIFVLLGASSTFLGSLILKKKNILKYMRFIGGALIILFGLHILGIFKIKKFNQEKKLRPKKINSGCAGAFILGIALASGWTPCVGPILTSILIIASMEETVKRGIILLFFYSLGLGVPFIVISLLTKKIFLFLNKTHKYFNFVKICTALLLILLGVLLVLNRFNFTL encoded by the coding sequence ATGTTTAAAAATTATTCTATACCTTTTAGTTTTATAGCGGGTATTATTTCTTTTTTCAGTCCATGTATATTACCTCTAATTCCAATTTATTTATCATACATAACAGGTTATTCTATTGAAGAATTTAAAACAGAAAAAGAATTATCTTATTCAAAAATTATATTACCAAGTTTATGTTTTATTATTGGTTTCACAATAATTTTTGTTTTACTGGGTGCCTCATCTACTTTTTTAGGAAGTTTAATATTAAAGAAAAAAAATATTCTAAAATATATGAGATTTATAGGGGGAGCTTTAATCATTTTATTCGGTCTTCACATCCTTGGAATTTTTAAAATAAAAAAATTTAATCAGGAAAAAAAATTAAGACCAAAAAAAATTAATTCAGGATGTGCAGGTGCTTTTATTTTAGGAATTGCTCTTGCAAGTGGCTGGACTCCGTGTGTAGGTCCAATTCTTACATCTATTTTAATAATTGCTTCTATGGAAGAAACAGTAAAAAGAGGTATAATTTTATTGTTTTTTTATTCTCTTGGACTTGGAGTTCCTTTTATTGTAATATCTTTATTAACAAAAAAAATTTTCTTATTCCTTAATAAAACTCATAAATATTTTAATTTTGTAAAAATTTGTACCGCTTTATTACTAATTCTTTTAGGTGTTCTACTTGTTTTAAATAGGTTTAATTTCACCCTTTAG
- a CDS encoding 6-phosphofructokinase, whose protein sequence is MGNMLIAQSGGPTVVINQSLVGAIIEGKKHSEIKEIYGSLYGIKGILDGNLVDLRREKLSDLKKVALTPCAALGSVRKKPTIEECEEIFKNMQRYNIRYFFYIGGNDSAETAFILNENAKKVGYEFKCFHIPKTIDNDLKENDHTPGYGSAGKFVAMAIMGDNLDNKSLPGVKIDVIMGRHAGFLTAASSLARIYEDDGPHLIYLPERPFIIEKFLKDVGEIYEKYGRCLVAVSEGISDENGEPIAAKFTKEVDAHGNVQLSGTGALGDLLADIVKKELKISRVRADTFGYLQRSFPGVYSEVDAKEAYKVGELAVKYAIKYESGSVAIKREKGEKYKVYYEPVSLQLVARETRSMPDEFINEDSNWVTEKFIKYAKPLVGKLPEIGRLKNYRISKG, encoded by the coding sequence ATGGGAAATATGTTAATTGCTCAAAGTGGTGGACCAACTGTAGTTATAAATCAGAGTTTAGTAGGTGCTATTATTGAAGGTAAAAAACATAGCGAAATAAAAGAAATTTATGGTTCATTATATGGAATTAAGGGAATTCTTGATGGGAATTTAGTAGATTTAAGAAGAGAAAAATTATCAGATTTAAAAAAAGTTGCTTTGACTCCATGTGCTGCATTAGGCAGTGTAAGAAAAAAACCAACAATAGAAGAATGTGAAGAGATTTTTAAAAATATGCAGAGATATAATATCAGATATTTCTTTTATATTGGTGGAAATGATTCTGCTGAAACTGCATTTATACTAAATGAAAATGCTAAAAAAGTAGGTTATGAGTTTAAATGTTTCCATATTCCAAAGACAATAGATAATGATTTAAAAGAAAATGACCACACACCTGGCTATGGTTCAGCAGGTAAATTTGTTGCGATGGCTATTATGGGAGATAATCTTGATAATAAATCACTTCCAGGAGTAAAAATTGATGTAATTATGGGAAGACATGCCGGTTTTTTAACTGCAGCAAGTTCTCTTGCAAGAATATACGAAGATGACGGTCCCCATCTTATTTATCTTCCTGAAAGACCTTTTATTATAGAGAAATTTTTGAAAGATGTGGGTGAGATTTATGAAAAATATGGAAGATGTCTTGTCGCAGTTTCAGAAGGAATTTCTGATGAAAATGGTGAACCAATAGCCGCAAAATTTACAAAAGAAGTTGATGCTCATGGAAATGTACAGTTGAGCGGTACAGGAGCACTTGGAGATTTACTTGCAGATATCGTCAAAAAAGAATTAAAAATCAGCAGGGTAAGGGCAGATACTTTTGGTTATTTACAGAGGTCTTTCCCTGGAGTTTATTCAGAAGTTGATGCAAAGGAAGCGTATAAAGTAGGAGAACTTGCTGTAAAATATGCCATTAAATATGAAAGCGGGTCTGTAGCAATAAAGAGAGAAAAAGGTGAAAAGTATAAAGTTTATTATGAACCTGTATCTCTTCAACTGGTTGCGAGAGAAACGAGAAGTATGCCAGATGAATTTATAAATGAAGATTCTAACTGGGTAACCGAGAAATTTATCAAATATGCAAAACCACTCGTTGGAAAATTACCAGAGATTGGAAGATTGAAAAACTATAGGATTTCTAAAGGGTGA
- a CDS encoding GGDEF domain-containing protein, whose protein sequence is MEGKRLLLFTEILLIVVFTTILIFTSAYFDPLTPLKILIKKIFPSLAITIFFLVLCFKIIEYYHSQILYQKKLMEDLNNSLFKLSSELKIEKMLYNCLEILIDFYKGSIGMLIILSEKLKNFVSTDIMTINLNHIHEENEGGNYFYTILSPNMLSSKDEQKIKDLIKEYDFNRCSGIITLPIHNEKETKAIAIVGITKKNKKELIRHFEMSKSVMEVFLRHLNLELENALLHEGINIASITDALTEVYNRRYFNMRLKEEFAKGKREGYPISIMISDLDNFKKYVDTYGHPMGDIILKEVANLLKNSLRETDIICRFGGDEFAYLLPFSMSTDAKVVAERIKKNIQNYKFLKGMVDDEVYLTLSIGIASFPEHGNSEEEILSKADNALFLAKSMGKNKIVIYEEKGG, encoded by the coding sequence ATGGAAGGAAAGAGATTACTTTTATTTACTGAAATTTTACTGATAGTTGTTTTTACAACTATTTTAATCTTTACTTCTGCATATTTTGACCCACTGACGCCTTTAAAAATTCTTATTAAAAAAATATTCCCTTCCCTTGCAATAACAATATTCTTTCTTGTTTTATGTTTTAAGATAATTGAGTATTACCATTCACAAATTTTATATCAAAAAAAATTAATGGAAGATTTAAATAATTCTTTATTCAAGTTGAGTTCTGAACTGAAAATAGAAAAGATGCTTTACAATTGCCTTGAAATTTTAATTGATTTCTATAAAGGTAGTATTGGAATGTTAATTATTTTAAGTGAAAAATTAAAAAATTTTGTTTCAACTGATATAATGACAATAAACTTAAACCATATACATGAAGAAAATGAGGGTGGAAATTACTTTTATACCATTCTTTCCCCAAATATGCTATCTTCCAAAGATGAACAAAAAATTAAAGATTTGATTAAAGAATACGATTTTAATAGATGTTCTGGAATAATAACTCTCCCTATTCATAATGAAAAAGAAACAAAAGCGATTGCAATAGTTGGGATAACAAAAAAGAATAAAAAAGAACTTATCAGACATTTTGAAATGAGTAAATCGGTTATGGAAGTTTTTTTACGTCATCTAAATTTAGAACTTGAAAATGCTTTGCTTCATGAAGGAATAAATATTGCATCAATAACAGATGCACTTACAGAAGTGTATAATAGAAGATACTTTAATATGAGATTAAAAGAAGAATTTGCAAAAGGTAAAAGAGAAGGATATCCAATTTCCATAATGATATCCGACCTTGATAATTTTAAAAAATATGTTGATACTTATGGACATCCAATGGGAGACATTATTTTAAAAGAAGTTGCAAATTTACTTAAAAATTCTTTAAGAGAAACAGATATAATATGTAGATTTGGAGGAGATGAATTTGCATATTTACTCCCGTTTTCTATGAGTACAGATGCAAAGGTAGTTGCTGAAAGAATCAAAAAAAATATACAGAATTATAAATTTCTTAAAGGAATGGTTGATGATGAAGTTTATCTAACTTTAAGTATCGGAATTGCTTCTTTCCCAGAACATGGAAATTCAGAAGAAGAAATTCTATCAAAAGCAGATAATGCTCTTTTTCTTGCAAAAAGTATGGGAAAAAATAAAATAGTAATTTATGAAGAAAAAGGAGGTTAA